A genomic segment from Alteribacillus bidgolensis encodes:
- a CDS encoding S-layer homology domain-containing protein gives MKIGKYILSLVLVFTLIAPVVSADSQQFTDVSSDFWAEKEIEYLAEEGIILGYEDGTFRPNETVKRSQAASMIVEALDLDTTNRPAADFKDIDNSFHAYDVAATVQDEGIIGGRDGHFMPNNALTRGQMAAVLNRSFDFEQPEGTYNFADVDEEDTFYNDISTIAEVGVTTGYSEDNTFRPNNETTRAQFSVFLARVLDSEKFVEDDVAYPAVNLDVHFIDVGQGDSILLEPNGSGGNILIDGGRKGEGETVVQYLEDQGINELEWVVATHPDADHIGGLIDVFNEIEVKNVLDSGKEHTTDTYFEYLETIDEKNINFEVVEEGDYLDTVTAEIQILNGYNDSSDLNESSIVLHTTYGETTALFTGDATVDNEAEMIEEYNVEADVLKVGHHGAATSTSAEFVEAVDPKMAILSYGENSYGHPDVDVVDRLRNADVELYSTYDSGDIEVSLSHQRPIIQEEQWTGDGEGEVSEPEPTPEPDPEPAPGLININTAGYEELQEITGVGPTIAERIIEYRESYGDFDSIEEIMNVKGIAEGRFEDMKDEITV, from the coding sequence ATGAAAATCGGAAAGTACATACTTTCGTTGGTGCTTGTTTTTACTTTGATAGCCCCCGTTGTATCGGCCGATTCTCAACAATTCACGGATGTATCGTCCGATTTTTGGGCTGAGAAGGAAATTGAATATTTAGCTGAAGAAGGCATCATTTTAGGTTATGAGGATGGAACATTTAGACCTAATGAGACGGTAAAGCGTAGTCAAGCAGCTTCGATGATTGTTGAAGCATTGGACTTAGACACCACAAATCGTCCTGCAGCTGATTTTAAAGATATTGATAATAGTTTTCATGCCTATGATGTAGCTGCAACTGTACAAGATGAAGGTATCATCGGTGGGCGGGATGGTCATTTTATGCCAAACAATGCTTTGACACGTGGTCAAATGGCAGCAGTGTTGAATCGTTCTTTTGATTTTGAACAGCCAGAAGGTACATATAATTTTGCTGATGTTGATGAAGAGGATACGTTTTATAATGATATTTCTACCATTGCAGAAGTCGGTGTGACAACAGGCTACTCTGAAGATAACACTTTCCGTCCAAATAATGAGACTACACGTGCCCAGTTTTCCGTATTCTTGGCAAGAGTTCTTGATTCAGAAAAGTTCGTTGAAGATGATGTCGCTTACCCGGCAGTTAACCTTGATGTCCATTTCATTGATGTTGGACAGGGAGACAGCATTCTACTAGAACCTAACGGCAGTGGTGGAAATATACTCATTGATGGAGGCAGAAAAGGAGAAGGCGAAACAGTCGTTCAATATTTAGAGGACCAGGGAATCAATGAATTAGAATGGGTTGTCGCTACACATCCTGATGCTGATCACATTGGTGGTTTGATTGATGTATTTAATGAAATTGAAGTTAAAAATGTATTAGATAGTGGAAAAGAACACACCACTGATACTTACTTTGAATATCTAGAAACTATTGATGAAAAAAATATTAATTTTGAAGTAGTAGAAGAAGGAGATTATTTAGATACAGTAACAGCAGAAATACAAATTCTTAATGGATATAATGACAGCAGTGATTTAAACGAGTCATCTATTGTTTTGCATACGACTTATGGCGAAACTACCGCCCTATTTACTGGTGATGCTACTGTAGATAACGAGGCAGAAATGATCGAGGAATATAATGTGGAAGCAGATGTTCTAAAGGTTGGACATCATGGGGCTGCAACTTCTACAAGTGCAGAATTCGTTGAGGCAGTAGATCCTAAAATGGCTATTCTTTCGTACGGAGAAAATAGCTATGGACATCCAGACGTAGATGTAGTGGATCGTCTTAGAAATGCAGATGTTGAACTATATAGTACTTATGATTCAGGAGATATTGAAGTTTCATTAAGTCATCAACGTCCAATTATCCAAGAAGAACAGTGGACAGGTGATGGTGAAGGAGAGGTATCAGAACCAGAACCTACGCCAGAGCCGGATCCTGAACCTGCACCAGGTTTAATTAATATCAATACTGCTGGTTACGAAGAACTTCAAGAAATTACCGGTGTAGGTCCAACTATTGCTGAACGTATCATTGAATACCGTGAATCTTATGGTGACTTTGACAGCATAGAAGAGATCATGAATGTTAAAGGTATTGCAGAAGGACGTTTCGAAGATATGAAAGACGAGATCACAGTATAG
- a CDS encoding YjcZ family sporulation protein has product MSDGFGGGFGRGSNFALIVVLFILLIIVGVSFVKY; this is encoded by the coding sequence ATGTCTGACGGATTTGGTGGTGGATTCGGACGCGGGAGTAATTTTGCGCTTATTGTCGTCTTGTTTATTCTTTTAATTATTGTAGGTGTTAGCTTTGTGAAATATTAA
- the fbpA gene encoding Fur-regulated basic protein FbpA has product MELRRQHLIQELQKKGFYRSSDGRLLNELTLEELEKERIRLPKIFKKPK; this is encoded by the coding sequence ATGGAGTTAAGACGGCAGCATTTGATTCAGGAATTACAGAAAAAAGGATTTTATAGATCAAGTGATGGGCGACTATTGAATGAGTTAACCTTGGAAGAATTGGAAAAAGAGAGAATCCGTTTACCAAAAATTTTTAAAAAGCCTAAATAG
- a CDS encoding DUF3231 family protein → MDKQDLKLTSSEIGTLWAEYINGTAIEIVNKYMLSIIEDEKIRAVFEDALQTFEKQKKQITTFLENEGFPVPIGFNESDLNKGTKRLFSDIFCLHYLHIMTLHGLLGHIGSLSSSVREDLRSFYDSCDNDGKRMYHHTIELLLEKGHFQRDPYFYPETSPEFISGQQFLDGFFSDKRPLTATEMVTLSLNVKKKIMEKTLSIAFSQVTQSNEVRKFLMNTQKTSDQQIQSLSKILHDDDLPVPMSWESEITTSQDAPFSDKLMLYHIGFLLQTAQAYHGTGLAVAMRTDLAMNYEKIILKNLLVTKDWFDLMTKYKWLEQPPLAPNRKKIAKGK, encoded by the coding sequence ATGGACAAACAGGATTTAAAACTCACATCTTCGGAAATTGGAACATTGTGGGCAGAATATATAAATGGAACGGCGATTGAAATAGTAAATAAGTATATGCTATCCATTATAGAGGATGAAAAGATAAGAGCTGTTTTTGAGGATGCTTTACAGACTTTTGAAAAACAAAAGAAACAGATAACAACATTCCTTGAAAACGAAGGATTTCCAGTTCCAATTGGGTTTAATGAATCAGATCTTAATAAAGGAACAAAAAGATTATTTTCGGACATATTCTGTTTACACTATTTACACATTATGACACTACATGGTTTATTAGGACATATAGGATCACTTAGTTCTTCTGTAAGAGAAGATTTACGGAGTTTTTATGATTCTTGTGATAATGACGGAAAGAGGATGTATCATCATACTATTGAATTATTATTAGAAAAAGGACACTTTCAAAGAGATCCCTATTTTTATCCTGAAACAAGCCCCGAATTTATTTCAGGCCAACAATTTTTAGACGGTTTTTTTAGTGACAAACGCCCTTTAACTGCAACAGAAATGGTTACTCTTTCATTAAACGTCAAGAAAAAAATAATGGAAAAAACTCTTTCTATTGCATTTAGTCAGGTGACGCAGTCAAATGAGGTTAGAAAATTTTTAATGAATACACAAAAAACCTCTGACCAACAAATTCAGTCATTGAGTAAAATACTACATGACGATGATCTACCTGTACCCATGTCTTGGGAATCAGAAATAACAACTTCTCAAGACGCTCCCTTTTCAGACAAGCTAATGCTATATCATATTGGTTTTTTATTACAAACCGCACAAGCTTATCATGGTACAGGACTTGCGGTCGCTATGCGAACCGATCTTGCAATGAATTATGAAAAAATCATATTAAAAAACTTATTGGTTACAAAAGATTGGTTCGACTTGATGACAAAATATAAATGGTTAGAGCAGCCACCACTTGCCCCAAATCGTAAAAAGATTGCAAAAGGTAAATAA
- a CDS encoding XtrA/YqaO family protein, with product MKRLQNIDINPRTGELNIGIMDKNSSFAIVVCNGRARLTELPDHGETKIVTHQGKVKRIKYDEGGGILVSMESVLTPRHVINNKQLVSIFKCSPQGGMRRSKDTNTLVIVSNNVESLYENKWLGGTLHYTGMGRVGDQSLEFMQNKTLNQSRVNGVEVHLFEVFKEQEYTYRGVVELAGDPYQERQLDEEGYLRLVWIFPLSLINESTQRINKETVKNAEGNRRHKARRMSDDELSKRAHSSTGQAGIRNTNTVYYQRDPYVAEYAKRWAKGICQLCENSAPFVNKKGEPFLHTHHIQWLSRGGEDTVENTIALCPNCHERMHVLNGKGDVEKLKTKVQQHFTSCN from the coding sequence ATGAAAAGATTACAAAATATCGACATAAACCCTAGGACAGGAGAACTAAACATTGGTATAATGGATAAAAATTCCTCTTTTGCTATTGTGGTGTGTAATGGACGAGCTAGATTAACAGAGTTACCGGATCACGGGGAGACAAAAATAGTGACGCACCAGGGGAAGGTAAAGCGTATTAAGTACGATGAGGGGGGAGGAATTTTAGTGAGTATGGAGTCAGTTTTAACTCCTAGACATGTAATTAATAACAAACAACTCGTGTCTATTTTTAAGTGCTCTCCACAGGGTGGTATGCGACGATCTAAGGATACTAATACATTAGTGATAGTTTCCAATAATGTGGAGTCTCTGTATGAGAATAAATGGCTAGGTGGTACCTTGCATTATACAGGTATGGGAAGAGTTGGCGATCAAAGTTTGGAGTTCATGCAGAATAAAACTTTAAATCAATCAAGGGTCAATGGAGTGGAGGTTCATTTATTCGAGGTGTTTAAAGAGCAAGAATATACATATCGGGGAGTGGTCGAACTAGCTGGTGATCCTTATCAAGAACGACAATTAGATGAGGAAGGTTATCTAAGGCTAGTTTGGATTTTTCCGTTATCCTTAATCAATGAATCCACTCAGAGAATTAATAAGGAAACAGTTAAAAATGCGGAAGGTAACAGAAGACATAAGGCAAGACGTATGAGTGATGATGAATTGTCCAAAAGAGCTCATTCCAGCACTGGGCAAGCGGGAATAAGGAATACTAATACAGTTTACTATCAAAGAGATCCTTATGTTGCTGAATATGCGAAGCGTTGGGCAAAAGGAATTTGTCAGCTTTGCGAAAATTCTGCTCCATTCGTAAATAAAAAAGGAGAGCCCTTTTTACATACTCATCATATTCAATGGCTTTCACGTGGTGGGGAGGACACAGTAGAAAATACAATTGCTCTATGCCCTAATTGTCATGAACGTATGCATGTTTTAAATGGTAAGGGCGACGTTGAAAAGTTAAAAACAAAAGTTCAACAACATTTTACATCGTGTAATTAA
- the sda gene encoding sporulation histidine kinase inhibitor Sda encodes MGLDDLSPSVLLEAYHKAKEMELDEDFINILKKTLEAHLVHQ; translated from the coding sequence ATGGGTTTGGATGATTTATCTCCTTCTGTTCTTTTGGAAGCTTACCATAAGGCGAAGGAAATGGAGCTTGATGAAGATTTTATCAATATCTTAAAAAAAACATTAGAAGCCCATCTTGTACATCAGTAA
- a CDS encoding replication protein — protein MPANPQKENGFTGIANEIFDVIAQCKFNGTQFRLLTIIWRYTYGFQRKSHPFSQSFLHEKTGLSKDSIKRGIKGLIDKKVLIVVKVATFSNPRELMFNKYYNDWLIEKDEPKTAESPQSDEVEGGGQTAPTPGGNLSPHINKELKESNKEIQLQQHTRDYQTSYELFENTINVMPNQIQQNQLIEWIKTLGDDFVYRAIEVACLNAEGPPTFRWLKYLIEEWTGKGARSPDDIDRLQEEFQKKKSRGDPGNGKAAIPRNHGQTSSQSRGSQKRSITGGQVGWIKPGRRA, from the coding sequence ATGCCGGCTAATCCGCAAAAAGAAAACGGCTTTACTGGTATAGCAAATGAAATATTTGATGTTATTGCTCAGTGTAAATTCAACGGAACCCAGTTTAGGTTACTCACAATCATTTGGCGTTACACATACGGTTTTCAGCGGAAAAGCCATCCCTTCTCTCAATCTTTCTTACACGAAAAAACGGGATTAAGTAAAGACTCTATTAAAAGAGGTATTAAAGGGCTTATTGATAAAAAGGTGCTGATCGTTGTGAAAGTAGCTACTTTTTCAAATCCACGAGAGCTTATGTTTAATAAATATTATAACGATTGGTTAATCGAAAAAGATGAACCTAAAACAGCAGAAAGCCCCCAGAGTGATGAAGTGGAGGGAGGGGGACAAACTGCACCCACCCCAGGGGGCAATTTATCCCCCCATATAAATAAAGAACTTAAAGAAAGTAATAAAGAAATACAACTACAACAACACACGCGTGATTATCAAACTTCGTATGAGCTATTTGAAAATACAATAAATGTGATGCCAAACCAGATACAACAAAATCAATTAATCGAATGGATTAAAACTTTAGGAGATGATTTTGTTTACAGAGCGATTGAAGTTGCCTGTTTAAACGCAGAAGGTCCACCAACGTTTAGGTGGCTGAAATATTTGATTGAAGAATGGACCGGTAAAGGAGCTCGCTCTCCTGATGATATCGACCGGTTACAAGAAGAGTTCCAGAAAAAGAAAAGCAGAGGTGATCCAGGCAATGGAAAAGCTGCAATTCCAAGAAATCATGGACAAACTTCGAGCCAGAGCAGAGGAAGTCAGAAACGATCCATCACGGGCGGCCAAGTCGGCTGGATCAAGCCAGGAAGAAGAGCATAA
- a CDS encoding DUF3006 domain-containing protein: MEKYTIDRFEGELAVLLHSGDETVQKDVLKSQLPDGVKQGDVLEIIFKDNDTVKKAVIKEDETESKKAKAKSLLEKLKNKK, encoded by the coding sequence GTGGAAAAGTATACAATTGACCGGTTTGAAGGGGAACTTGCGGTTCTCCTTCATTCAGGTGATGAAACCGTTCAAAAGGATGTATTGAAATCACAACTTCCAGATGGTGTAAAGCAAGGCGATGTGTTGGAGATCATTTTTAAAGATAATGACACGGTTAAAAAGGCTGTTATTAAAGAGGATGAAACTGAATCTAAGAAAGCAAAAGCTAAATCGCTTCTGGAAAAATTGAAGAACAAAAAGTGA
- a CDS encoding ATP-binding protein, with amino-acid sequence MEKLQFQEIMDKLRARAEEVRNDPSRAAKSAGSSQEEEHNYDCPKCKDKTGYLAESNGMEVWVQCSCIEWRRAQKLIRSSEITEEFRKLGFQNFRTKGKPELIRGAYECALSYFQRFQEIKDLRQNSIALLGRPGSGKTHLLTAISNNLIRKKQVPVLYFPYLEGFNDLKDDFDKLEEKMDRMKKADVLFVDDLFKPTGRDKKPRATDWQIEQMYAVINHRYLNHLPVLVSSEMPIDQLVEIDEALATRIYEMCRDYLVLIQGDKFQLNHRLEGMG; translated from the coding sequence ATGGAAAAGCTGCAATTCCAAGAAATCATGGACAAACTTCGAGCCAGAGCAGAGGAAGTCAGAAACGATCCATCACGGGCGGCCAAGTCGGCTGGATCAAGCCAGGAAGAAGAGCATAACTATGACTGCCCCAAATGCAAAGACAAAACAGGATACCTAGCAGAGAGTAACGGTATGGAAGTTTGGGTGCAGTGCAGTTGCATTGAGTGGAGAAGAGCACAGAAGCTCATTCGATCCAGTGAAATTACAGAAGAGTTTAGGAAGCTAGGATTTCAGAATTTCCGGACTAAGGGAAAGCCGGAGTTGATACGTGGAGCCTATGAATGTGCTCTAAGCTATTTTCAAAGATTCCAAGAAATTAAGGACCTACGGCAAAACAGCATTGCTTTACTTGGGCGACCGGGATCCGGTAAAACGCATTTACTAACTGCTATATCAAATAACCTGATCCGAAAAAAACAGGTGCCAGTCCTATATTTCCCCTATTTAGAGGGATTCAATGACCTAAAAGACGATTTTGACAAGCTGGAAGAAAAAATGGATCGCATGAAAAAAGCTGATGTGCTTTTTGTTGACGATCTTTTCAAGCCTACTGGCAGAGACAAAAAGCCTCGTGCGACTGATTGGCAAATAGAGCAAATGTATGCAGTCATCAATCACCGTTATTTAAATCACTTGCCTGTCCTTGTCTCTTCAGAAATGCCAATTGATCAACTCGTAGAGATAGACGAGGCATTAGCAACTCGCATTTATGAAATGTGCAGGGATTATCTGGTGTTAATCCAAGGTGATAAATTCCAGCTTAATCATAGATTGGAGGGGATGGGTTAA